A region of Culicoides brevitarsis isolate CSIRO-B50_1 chromosome 1, AGI_CSIRO_Cbre_v1, whole genome shotgun sequence DNA encodes the following proteins:
- the LOC134837242 gene encoding odorant receptor 67c-like produces MFICLAALACIVVILHMIRYWEHRDTIRDIFDQIEKWHKTRDEKFVDELSKEEFGESLPFLYKFCKYFCSAHMFVAFSPFLNLIKPTITTTYAMKFIFVQDERLNFWLNFFVQAIGLCYWSLVFYSIVFIFFNIVVNVLSELKIIAQICRTIGNLEEKMQEDHFSEHPSLSNEVLNGIFHNSTKIQDLEKFQKKDAETSKLLGTIIKYHSNMICLMDQMSSVYAFNVLTWEFIFTLAVVAFYTLSRFSPTTAINMGPVLTTLSLTYFFVCYVCELMKQRFDDIGVSLYSSKWYLLKPCHRKDLVTILQLGNKARTLRVGPFGFSGLERFNETSTFVYRICVAINNLLVVE; encoded by the exons ATGTTCATTTGTCTCGCAGCTCTTGCTTGTATCGTTGTGATTCTTCATATGATCCGTTATTGGGAGCATCGAGACACAATTAGggatatttttgatcaaattgaaaaatggcATAAAACACGAGACGAAAAATTCGTCGATGAACTGTCAAAAGAAGAGTTTGGAGAATCGTTAccgtttttatacaaattttgcaa atatttttgtaGCGCTCATATGTTCGTCGCCTTCTCCCCATTTCTGAATTTAATCAAGCCAACCATAACAACAACTTATGCAATGAAGTTTATTTTCGTTCAAGATGAACGCttgaatttttggttgaacTTTTTCGTTCAAGCTATTGGACTTTGTTATTGGAGTTTGGTATTTTACTCCATcgtcttcatatttttcaacattgtCGTGAACGTTTTGAgcgaattgaaaataattgctCAAATTTGTCGAACTATTGGAAATTTAGaggaaaaaatgcaagaagatCATTTTTCAGAGCATCCATCTTTATCCAATGAAGTACTTAACGGaatatttcataattcaaCGAAAATTCAGGATTTGGAAAAATTCCAGAAAAAAGACGCTGAAACATCAAAATTGTTAGGaacaattattaaatatcattCAAACATGatttg tttaatggaCCAAATGAGTTCCGTATATGCCTTCAACGTTCTTACTTGGGAATTCATCTTTACACTTGCTGTCGTTGCTTTTTATACCTTGTCACGATTTTCGCCAACCACAGCGATTAATATGGGTCCCGTGCTAACAACACTCAGTTTGACGTACTTTTTCGTTTGCTACGTTTGTGAATTAATGAAGCAGCGATTTGATGACATCGGAGTCTCGCTTTACTCGTCAAAGTGGTATCTGCTAAAGCCCTGCCATCGAAAGGATCTTGTGACAATTTTGCAGTTGGGCAATAAAGCAAGGACTTTGAGGGTTGGTCCTTTTGGGTTTTCAGGTTTGGAGAGATTTAATGAGACTTCGACATTTGTCTATCGCATTTGTGTCgcgattaataatttattggttgtggaataa